CTCCAGTAGTGCAGCTGTTGGGAGAAATCCCCGTTTATAATCATTTCACCTTCTTTTAAAAAAAGAGCACTAAGGTTTAAATCACGGTTCACGCGGACTCTTATACTATCCTGAGATGAGTAGATACTTCCTGAAATTTTTTGAAAAGAGTATCCTGAGTCTGCAACAGCCATAATTTCAACTGATTCACCTTCAGTATATTCATCTTTAAGGGGGTAAACAGTTATCTTCCCGCCTACGGAGGATTCTATATTGATTGTATAGGGTGGGGGAGTCCTCATTTCGTATACCCGCACATAGTCGATTTCCATTCTTTGGGGAAATATACCATCATCGACTCCTTCTAATCCGCCCCAGTTACCACCAACAGCAATATTTAAGAGCAGATGAAATCTTTTATCAAAAGGCCATTCACTATATGTAGCATTGTCTTCTTTTCCGAAGGTGAAGTGAAGTTCATCATCTACAAAAAAGTGTATTCTATCTTCAAACCATTCTATTGCGTAAGTATAAAAATTGTTTTCCGGATCATCAAAAATATCAGAACTGCCTCTCTCGGTGTTATTCATATGATTGTAAGCTTCAGTGTGAACCGTCCAGTGTATTTTGTTGGGATCAAAACCAACATATTCCATTATGTCTATTTCTCCACTACCAGGCCACTCACCATATTCCCAGTCCGTAGGCAGCATCCAGATCGCGGGCCACATACCTCTTCCACCGGGCAGTTTCGCCCGAACCTCAACTTTTCCGTAGAGCCAGTCGCCTTTGTTTCGTGTAACGAGTCTTGCAGAAGTGTATTCATATTTTTCATAGTGTTCATGCCGCGCTTCGATAATAAGAACACCATCTTCAACTCTAACATTTTCAAGCCTGTCGGTGTAGTATTGAAGCTCGTTGTTGCCCCAACCACCACCACCGATATCGTAACCCCACAGCTCAGGATCCGGAGGACCATTATAATCAAAGTTATCCTGCCACACTAAATTCCAATCTGATGCTGGCACCGATGTGTAAAAAGAAAGAAAGAAGAAAATAACACAAATTAGCTGCTTCAATGGGTATACTCTCCGGTAATGAGTTTTTAGATACTTAGGGATAATCAACTGTGATAGAAAAATCAATGTGTATATCGATATCTAATTTACTTCACGTACCATTTGCCACATAGGGAGATCCATTTTGGGAACGGTTATTTTATTTACAACCTTAAACCCGAATTTTTCATACAGCGGAACATTTTTTTCGGTTTCAGTTTCAAGGTACACTGCTACTCCCTCTTTATCACTTACCTCTGTTATTTTATCCAGTAGTTTTTTTCCATACCCCTTGCCTTGATACCTAATAGCTACCCCAATAATCAAAAGATAGTTGAATTTTCTGTTTTTCATTATTCTTTTGCGATCCTGGCT
The sequence above is a segment of the Chitinispirillales bacterium ANBcel5 genome. Coding sequences within it:
- a CDS encoding family 16 glycosylhydrolase — protein: MKQLICVIFFFLSFYTSVPASDWNLVWQDNFDYNGPPDPELWGYDIGGGGWGNNELQYYTDRLENVRVEDGVLIIEARHEHYEKYEYTSARLVTRNKGDWLYGKVEVRAKLPGGRGMWPAIWMLPTDWEYGEWPGSGEIDIMEYVGFDPNKIHWTVHTEAYNHMNNTERGSSDIFDDPENNFYTYAIEWFEDRIHFFVDDELHFTFGKEDNATYSEWPFDKRFHLLLNIAVGGNWGGLEGVDDGIFPQRMEIDYVRVYEMRTPPPYTINIESSVGGKITVYPLKDEYTEGESVEIMAVADSGYSFQKISGSIYSSQDSIRVRVNRDLNLSALFLKEGEMIINGDFSQQLHYWSELITHNGAIATGSAENEILEIDITDGGESPWDVQVNQAGLNLLQGQRYVLSFDASSPTSNTMTAGVAINRDPWFPYFSQSVQLTAQMSSYQFEFTMDDPNDPAARLFFDVGGSEGIIIVDNVSLVRKTTTVSTAPKTITTDSPVSSFNLKRSTNSLSDISLSIPQNSSVTLSLLSLNGRTVESIHGGRLKKGKYHFTFNVPNGIYLIKLTLDGQQFIRPMVLY